The following proteins are co-located in the Tetrapisispora phaffii CBS 4417 chromosome 4, complete genome genome:
- the TDP1 gene encoding tyrosyl-DNA phosphodiesterase 1 (similar to Saccharomyces cerevisiae TDP1 (YBR223C); ancestral locus Anc_6.121): MKEEKRSEVRRKVAEKWCNFGVKTKLQKTGVSTDEQSNRNYRQVIDLTNSSEDDTDIETSNMADNCEVITDSAELENEHSQFKLVESQLYEQNESNESNNSFTKSPYFIRMKDIFGDNRLKTSILFSFQFEMNFLLSQFNLDTIENIYVIAQKNTVVPPTLKKFNSVFDRLNIVEFYMPPFSCHHSKMVINIYEDKSCKLFIPSNNFTFYETNLPQQVCWEGPTLPYDINSKNQKISFKENLISYFQSYPSEVKIMNRTIIPMISNIDFSKLNNVEFLYSSPNDKDSGISKLLYLLEKNDLLGCSDDINKRTHFLCQSSTIGGSLSKTVPLNIFTHLMIPEFSGIQKSNKKLKTSQELIDIYREKRISPYIVYPTVEELRNSPSGWKCSNWFHFNYKNKAEYYEVLAKDFKLFYKQKDQLTSKYRKATPSHSKFYIRCTENDSKVPARFSKLDWCIFTSSNLSFNAWGKLSSKPRNYEVGILLCSNEGQQINCSSFSRKIDEHQGCSRLSDSNNTKNDGKKNINVMVPFTLPLEPYDIKYDTAFCIQKSYNLPDCFGEVNDPY, encoded by the coding sequence ATGAAGGAAGAGAAGAGGTCTGAAGTAAGGAGAAAGGTAGCTGAAAAATGGTGTAATTTTGGCGTGAAAACAAAACTTCAGAAAACTGGCGTGTCAACAGATGAACAAAGTAACCGCAACTATAGACAGGTAATTGATCTTACTAACTCTTCAGAAGATGATACTGATATAGAGACTTCAAACATGGCTGACAATTGTGAAGTGATTACAGATAGCGCTGAACTAGAAAATGAACATAGTCAATTTAAGCTAGTAGAATCACAATTGTATGAACAGAATGAGTCGAATGAGTCGAATAACTCATTTACTAAATCTCCTTATTTTATTAGGATGAAGGATATTTTTGGAGATAATAGGCTCAAAACTTCCATCTTATTTAGTTTTCAATTTGAGATGAATTTTCTATTAAGTCAGTTCAACTTGGAcacaattgaaaatatttatgtTATTGCACAAAAGAATACAGTAGTTCCTCcaacattaaaaaaatttaattctgTCTTCGATAGACTAAATATTGTCGAGTTTTATATGCCTCCATTCAGCTGTCATCATTCAAAAATGGTGatcaatatatatgagGATAAATCATGTAAACTTTTCATtccttcaaataattttacatTTTATGAAACCAATTTACCTCAACAAGTTTGCTGGGAAGGACCAACCTTACCTTATGATATAAACTCCAAAAATCAAAAGATTTcattcaaagaaaatttaatttcctATTTTCAATCATATCCTAGTGAAGTGAAAATTATGAATAGAACTATAATTCCAATGATCTCTAATATCGATTTTTCGAAATTGAATAATGTAGAATTTTTGTATTCAAGTCCTAATGATAAAGACTCAGGAATATCCAAACTGCTTTATCTGCTGGAAAAGAACGATTTGTTAGGCTGCTCCGATGATATCAATAAAAGGACACATTTTTTGTGTCAAAGTTCAACAATTGGAGGTTCATTATCGAAAACCGTTCCccttaatatttttacacATTTAATGATCCCAGAATTCTCCGGGATTCAAAAATCTAACAAAAAACTCAAAACATCTCAGGAATTGATTGATATTTACAGAGAAAAACGTATTTCACCATATATCGTATATCCCACTGTAGAAGAGTTAAGGAATTCACCTTCGGGTTGGAAATGTTCGAATTGGTTTCATTTTAACTATAAAAACAAAGCAGAATATTATGAGGTTCTTGCTAAAGacttcaaattattttacaaGCAGAAAGATCAATTAACTTCGAAGTATAGAAAGGCGACCCCATCTCATtccaaattttatatacGATGTACAGAAAACGATTCAAAAGTTCCTGCCAGGTTTTCTAAACTGGATTGGTGTATTTTTACCTCTTCAAATTTAAGTTTCAATGCTTGGGGCAAACTTTCTTCTAAGCCAAGAAACTATGAAGTCGGCATATTATTATGTTCAAACGAAGGACAGCAAATAAACTGTTCTAGTttttcaagaaaaattgatgagCATCAAGGTTGTAGTAGATTATCTGATTCAAACAATACAAAAAATGACggtaaaaaaaatattaatgtcATGGTACCTTTCACTCTTCCATTAGAACCTTATGATATTAAGTACGATACAGCATTTTGCATACAGAAAAGTTATAATCTGCCTGATTGCTTTGGTGAAGTCAATGATCCGTATTGA
- the TPHA0D02340 gene encoding uncharacterized protein (similar to Saccharomyces cerevisiae YAP1 (YML007W) and CAD1 (YDR423C); ancestral locus Anc_5.528) has protein sequence MEEYLDTGKDKEQNNADYRMKRIAQNRAAQKAFRERKEKKMKELQEKVRKLENINEKNEIETVFLRTQLLSLVNELKKYRIDKNDDFRLKKIGSQLKHEKLNLNKLTKSSSSSSRLSSLMEDLNSNKIDTITKTLTNSSFASMNGSTHSPTSDFAINNIDIVSPHSASGSFTNQTTAGTSYSHFSSELNSPTSVSNYFAGNAGTTWPEAFSMTDLMVNSGHMMGGSANNQQSNINSLSVTMDDEKVSSLVDEKSSILQQDSNLFSTEFDFANEFDEQVSTFCAKMNKTFENRKEMIKQFYTEKVRNSNNKPRTVSIKQEPTTTLQANIQPSDSNDVTESLVAASIAFPEQYNMVKSDSLYNFLKQNNNNIGYGDVRGNISTQPNSIMTNNLSNNEQNYNFSKDAQFIVSQQNTVRNIQTANEYPNIYETDDSSDGGDEVVGQIVPLTDGRLLECGEIWDRITTYPRYSDIDIDGLCEELMASAKCSDKGVLVSSDDVQKVLSRRLV, from the coding sequence ATGGAAGAATATTTGGACACAGGTAAAGATAAAGAGCAAAACAATGCTGATTACAGGATGAAGAGAATTGCTCAGAATAGAGCAGCCCAGAAGGCGTTCAGGGAGAGGAAggagaagaagatgaaagaATTGCAAGAAAAAGTGCGTAAGTTAGAGAATATCAATGAGAAGAATGAAATCGAAACGGTTTTCTTGAGAACACAACTTTTATCTCTAGTTAATGagttgaaaaaatatagaatCGATAAAAATGACGATTTTAGATTGAAGAAGATAGGTTCACAGTTGAAACATGAAAAGTTGAATCTGAACAAACTAACAAAATCGAGTAGTAGTTCCTCAAGATTGAGCTCTTTGATGGAAGATCTCAACTCAAATAAAATCGACACGATTACAAAGACTCTTACAAATTCATCTTTTGCCAGTATGAATGGGTCGACTCACTCCCCAACAAGTGATTTTGCAATAAACAACATCGATATCGTATCGCCTCATTCTGCATCAGGGTCATTCACAAATCAAACGACGGCAGGAACTAGTTACTCGCATTTCTCTTCGGAATTGAACTCTCCGACATCAGTATCTAACTACTTCGCCGGCAACGCCGGTACAACTTGGCCAGAGGCATTCAGTATGACTGACTTGATGGTTAATAGTGGCCATATGATGGGGGGGTCAGCAAATAACCAACAAAGCAATATAAATAGTCTCTCGGTGACAATGGATGATGAAAAAGTTTCATCGCTTGTGGATGAAAAGAGCTCTATATTGCAACAAGAtagtaatttattttccaCTGAATTCGATTTTGCTAACGAATTTGATGAACAAGTCAGCACATTTTGTGCAAAAATGAATAAGACTTTCGAAAATAGGAAAGAAAtgataaaacaattttatacCGAAAAAGTgagaaattcaaataataaaccaaGAACAGTGAGCATCAAACAAGAACCAACAACTACCTTGCAAGCAAACATTCAACCCAGCGACAGTAATGATGTAACAGAAAGTCTTGTTGCAGCATCGATAGCATTCCCAGAACAATATAATATGGTGAAGTCAGATTCTTTGTATAACTtcttaaaacaaaataataacaatatcGGCTATGGAGATGTACGAGGAAATATCTCAACTCAACCAAATTCCATAATGACAAATAACTTATCTAATAATGAgcaaaattataatttctCTAAGGATGCTCAATTTATCGTTTCACAACAAAATACTGTCAGAAATATACAGACTGCTAATGAATatccaaatatatatgaaacaGATGATTCTAGTGATGGAGGTGATGAAGTAGTTGGTCAAATAGTTCCTTTGACAGATGGAAGGTTATTGGAATGTGGTGAAATTTGGGATCGTATAACAACATATCCTAGATATTCTGACATTGATATAGACGGACTATGTGAAGAATTAATGGCATCGGCAAAATGTTCAGATAAAGGTGTGCTAGTTTCATCTGATGATGTTCAAAAAGTATTATCAAGGCGTTTGGTATGA
- the ERG6 gene encoding sterol 24-C-methyltransferase (similar to Saccharomyces cerevisiae ERG6 (YML008C); ancestral locus Anc_5.529): MSGTTQEETTELRKRQAQFAKELHGEDAGSKTGLTALFSKNKSAQKEAVAKYLKHWDGKTDAEAEDRRLEDYNESTHSYYNVVTDFYEYGWGSSFHFSRFYKGETFFASVARHEHYLAYKAGIKEGDLVLDVGCGVGGPAREIARFTGANIIGLNNNDYQIAKAKYYSKKFHLEDQLDFVKGDFMNMDFEPATFDKVYAIEATCHAPKLEGVYGEIYKVLKPGGVFAVYEWVMTDKYDASNPEHRKIAYEIELGDGIPKMFECDVARKALKNVGFEVLVDDDLADNDDEIPWYAPLSGDWKYIQNISDLSTFVRTSYLGRKLTNAMVSVMERLGFAPEGSVKVTQALEEAAVGLVAGGEAKLFTPMMLFVAKKPLDAK; encoded by the coding sequence aTGAGTGGTACTACACAAGAAGAAACTACCGAATTGAGAAAGAGACAGGCTCAATTCGCAAAAGAATTACACGGTGAAGATGCTGGTTCCAAAACTGGTTTAACTGCTTTATTCTCAAAGAACAAGAGCGCTCAGAAAGAGGCTGTTGCAAAGTACTTGAAACATTGGGACGGTAAGACTGACGCTGAAGCTGAGGATCGTCGTCTGGAAGACTACAACGAGTCTACTCACTCCTACTACAATGTTGTCACTGACTTCTACGAATATGGTTGGGGTTCTTCCTTCCATTTCAGCAGATTCTACAAAGGTGAAACCTTCTTTGCTTCTGTTGCTAGACATGAACATTACTTAGCTTACAAAGCTGGTATCAAAGAGGGCGATTTAGTTTTAGACGTCGGTTGCGGTGTCGGTGGTCCAGCTAGAGAAATTGCTAGATTTACTGGTGCTAATATCATTGGTCTAAACAATAATGATTACCAAATCGCTAAAGCTAAGTATTACTCCAAGAAATTCCATTTAGAAGATCAATTAGACTTTGTTAAGGGTGATTTCATGAATATGGATTTCGAACCAGCTACTTTCGACAAAGTTTACGCCATTGAAGCTACTTGTCATGCTCCAAAATTAGAAGGTGTCTACGGCGAGATTTACAAAGTCTTGAAGCCAGGTGGTGTTTTTGCAGTTTACGAATGGGTTATGACTGATAAATACGATGCATCTAACCCAGAACATAGAAAGATCGCTTACGAAATCGAATTGGGTGATGGTATCCCAAAGATGTTCGAATGCGACGTCGCTAGAAAAGCTTTAAAAAACGTCGGTTTCGAGGTCCTTGTCGATGATGATTTGGctgataatgatgatgaaattCCATGGTACGCACCATTGAGTGGTGATTGGAAGTACATCCAGAACATCAGTGATTTATCTACTTTTGTCAGAACTTCTTACTTAGGTAGAAAACTAACCAACGCTATGGTTTCTGTTATGGAAAGATTAGGTTTTGCCCCAGAAGGTTCCGTTAAAGTTACCCAAGCTCTAGAAGAAGCTGCTGTCGGTTTAGTTGCAGGTGGTGAAGCTAAGTTATTCACCCCAATGATGTTATTTGTCGCTAAGAAACCATTAGACGccaaataa
- the TPHA0D02360 gene encoding uncharacterized protein (ancestral locus Anc_5.530), with product MIQDDKHVTNPIFRDLPTNVNEWKKQLYLQQYNEITCLRPDFNLSDFNSPADDDQKLSQVLEYVDGFDSASTSTEKKMILQQISLKKNTNEEEETVASSSVAKYWPIFTAGAGLFSDGYINSSIGTVSLCLSKIYGDTYSESTAIQNVSSIAFAGTVVGQLLFGYLSDNYNRKFSMLLGTSLLILFSILCAGAWGVHTSGTEPGGLFAAITAYRFFLGIAIGSEYSSSSPAAAEASNLLPKEKRNRYFIWFTNFMIDFGFVIAAFVPLVLVWICGEKHLTPVWRITIGLGAIPPFSLFFMRLKYKESERFNKSKFQSHPPYWLVIKFYWFRTLVIATLWFIYDFSAYSFGTYSSIIIDHVLGKNPPLYQTLGWNVVFNVFYLPGAFLGAYFADYFGTRNTLAVFLVLQGAVGYIMAGLLEHLKKHIGGFVVIYGIFSTLGEVSGGDNIGCIASKSNATPVRGQVYAVSAAIGKVGAFVGSYVFPDIIKNAGGYDTTKGLQAPYLVSSSLCIFSAVLAYFCLPPLDPQSVVDEDIKFIEYLKSQGYDISKMGNSQEPTSRSRRTELLEKI from the coding sequence ATGATTCAAGACGACAAACATGTCACAAATCCCATTTTCAGAGACTTACCAACTAATGTCAATGAATGGAAAAAACAATTGTATTTGCAACAATACAATGAGATAACATGTTTAAGACCAGATTTTAACCTCAGCGATTTCAATAGCCCAGCTGATGACGATCAAAAATTATCTCAAGTTTTAGAGTATGTGGATGGTTTTGATTCTGCTAGTACTTCcactgaaaaaaaaatgatattacaacaaatatcactgaaaaaaaataccaatgaagaagaagaaacagTTGCTTCCAGTTCAGTGGCAAAATACTGGCCAATATTCACTGCTGGCGCAGGTTTATTTTCAGATGGGTATATTAATTCATCTATCGGTACTGTGTCATTATGcttatcaaaaatttatgGTGACACATATTCGGAGTCTACTGCAATTCAAAATGTTTCTTCGATTGCCTTCGCTGGTACTGTCGTTGGTCAATTACTATTTGGTTATCTGTCAGATAACTATAACAGAAAATTTTCTATGTTATTAGGGACATCattgttaattttattcTCCATATTATGTGCTGGTGCATGGGGTGTTCATACCTCAGGAACAGAACCAGGTGGGCTATTCGCAGCAATCACAGCTTATAGATTCTTTTTAGGTATTGCAATTGGTAGTGAATACAGTAGCTCTTCTCCAGCAGCGGCAGAGGCTTCTAACCTGTTACcaaaagagaaaagaaatagatATTTCATTTGGTTTACTAATTTCATGATTGATTTTGGTTTTGTAATTGCTGCATTTGTTCCATTGGTTCTTGTTTGGATTTGTGGCGAAAAGCATTTAACCCCAGTTTGGAGAATTACAATTGGATTAGGTGCCATCCCacctttttctttattttttatgaGATTAAAGTATAAAGAATCAGAAAGATtcaataaatcaaaatttcaaagcCATCCACCATATTGGCTAgtcattaaattttattggTTCAGAACTCTAGTTATTGCGACGTTATGGTTTATTTATGATTTTTCAGCATACTCTTTTGGTACTTATTcttcaattattattgatcATGTACTTGGCAAAAATCCACCATTATACCAAACTTTGGGATGGAATGTCGTTTTCAATGTTTTTTACTTACCAGGTGCATTTTTAGGTGCATACTTTGCTGATTATTTTGGTACCAGAAACACTTTAGCGGTATTCCTGGTATTGCAAGGAGCAGTGGGATACATCATGGCAGGTCTATTGGAGCATTTAAAGAAACACATTGGCGGATTCGTTGTGATCTATGGTATATTTTCTACGTTAGGTGAAGTGTCTGGTGGCGACAACATTGGCTGTATTGCTTCCAAATCAAATGCCACCCCAGTCAGAGGTCAAGTATATGCTGTAAGTGCTGCCATCGGCAAAGTTGGTGCCTTCGTTGGTAGTTATGTTTTTCCTGACATCATTAAAAATGCAGGTGGATATGATACTACTAAAGGGTTACAAGCTCCATACTTagtttcttcatcattatgtatattttcTGCAGTATTAGCATACTTCTGCTTACCTCCATTAGATCCTCAAAGTGTTGTTGATGAGGACatcaaattcattgaatatttaaaaagtCAAGGCTATGACATCTCAAAAATGGGTAATAGCCAAGAACCTACCAGTCGTTCTAGGCGTactgaattattagaaaagaTCTAA
- the DYN2 gene encoding dynein light chain (similar to Saccharomyces cerevisiae DYN2 (YDR424C); ancestral locus Anc_5.532): MSNAVDESPILKASDINDDMKDEIFKISTEAFNEFKVERDIAGSIKKQLDTKFGNTWHVIVGKNFGSYVTHEKGHFIYFYIGSTALLVFKTT; this comes from the coding sequence ATGAGCAACGCTGTTGATGAATCACCAATATTAAAAGCTTCCGATATCAATGATGATATGAAAGAtgaaatctttaaaataagTACAGAGGctttcaatgaattcaaagTTGAGCGTGATATTGCTGGTTCCATTAAGAAGCAATTAGATACTAAATTCGGTAACACATGGCACGTCATTGTTGGCAAGAATTTTGGTAGTTATGTTACACATGAAAAGGGCCATTTTATTTACTTCTATATTGGATCTACTGCCCTATTGGTTTTTAAGACTACTTAA
- the SNX41 gene encoding Snx41p (similar to Saccharomyces cerevisiae SNX41 (YDR425W); ancestral locus Anc_5.533) → MNYIDSSDGEDNNPFRGTDHLFASGIGTNPASQSGSSVEINDTLEDNGDKLIDAKDVDTHRSSRSGKLLKRKNNILGSLDEDPKYYADVLDLPGRRSDGDTTQSNSVSNSESPSNFEEEDIDVLNPQQLENVSDKNENDEDSNLNHDNVDKKSDGSSFEPYVSLSMSVIDLTSNNRHNYVIEIVKAGDYKDPWGKHAIGYVIQYEGEEIIRRYSEFDSLRKGLIKLLPTIVIPPIPSKHSLVKYFLNPINAENDKRIINKRKRMLQYFLNHCYDVEEIKEHIIFKKFLDKEYNWKDVLFSPPLSLIPANNLLAPPLNPTKPSPMHLLLPSPTSISKVDLLKHSDEPSENDSNNTIIIEKELSRLEEFFNKYKYHLQNLHKSLHQNKAHNKSFSKSLSDMGAYYNSLSIENSVISKQNTLNGVKLLSSSIESIGHSFDVNYLNTEILSENLLISFEEPIEEMIQLLDDAQRVFNFRDLKKTQYQIIKNTITKRNSRIKSLQETEEQLKRFQDASKRIALNSPTAAYAITQNNSSSFSSDISWDHVSEIQEQHSDNNESNDSPVSVNKSKRYNSKKTNKKVEVSSKIEPYLLTAEQRHDEIQKLKKEVEKLTSCYKLIEKDMEEINVSSSNSLKNLSIFLDKQWYAILQSVSKAICQWLQESITSWKSTKEIIQRFDS, encoded by the coding sequence atgaattatattGATAGTTCTGATGGGGAGGACAATAATCCCTTTAGAGGTACTGATCATCTCTTTGCATCTGGGATCGGTACTAATCCTGCTAGTCAGAGTGGTTCATCAGTAGAGATTAATGATACTTTGGAGGATAATGGGGACAAACTCATCGATGCTAAAGATGTAGATACTCACAGGAGTAGTAGATCAGggaaattattgaaaaggaagaataatatattaGGCAGTTTGGATGAGGATCCTAAATACTATGCTGATGTCTTGGATTTGCCTGGCAGGCGAAGCGATGGAGATACAACACAGTCAAATAGTGTATCGAATTCAGAAAGTCcatcaaattttgaagaagaggaTATTGACGTTTTGAATCCTCAACAATTAGAGAATGTCTcagataaaaatgaaaatgacgaggattcaaatttgaatcaTGATAATGTGGATAAAAAATCAGATGGCTCAAGTTTTGAACCGTATGTGTCATTGTCGATGTCAGTTATAGATTTGACATCAAATAATAGACATAATTATGTTATCGAAATAGTGAAAGCAGGTGATTACAAAGATCCTTGGGGCAAACATGCTATTGGATATGTAATTCAGTATGAAGGGGAAGAAATTATAAGAAGATATTCTGAGTTTGATTCACTGAGAAAAGGCTTAATAAAACTCTTACCTACAATCGTGATACCACCAATACCTTCAAAGCATTCACTAGTAAAATACTTCTTAAATCCAATAAATgcagaaaatgataaaagaataataaataaaagaaaaagaatgttacaatattttttaaatcattgTTATGATGTTGAAGAGATTAAGGAACAcataatattcaaaaagttCCTGGATAAAGAATATAACTGGAAAGATGTATTGTTCTCACCTCCTTTATCCTTAATTCCTGCTAATAACCTTTTGGCACCACCACTAAATCCTACAAAACCAAGTCCGATGCATTTGTTGTTACCTTCTCCAACATCAATCTCAAAAGTTGATTTACTAAAGCATTCAGATGAACCTTCAGAAAATGATTctaataatacaattataATAGAAAAAGAACTCTCAAGATTAGAggaatttttcaataaatataaataccaTCTACAGAATCTGCATAAATCGTTACATCAAAATAAAGCGCATAACAAGTCGTTTTCAAAATCTCTTTCTGATATGGGGGCATATTATAACAGTTTATCAATCGAAAACTCTGTCatttcaaaacaaaacaCTCTGAATGGTGTCAAATTATTGTCTTCAAGTATTGAGAGTATCGGTCATTCCTTTGAtgttaattatttaaacaCAGAAATATTATCAGAAAATCTCTTAATATCTTTTGAGGAACCTATAGAAGAAATGATTCAATTACTAGATGATGCACAACGTGTGTTTAACTTTAgagatttaaaaaagaCACAAtaccaaataataaaaaatacaattaccaaaagaaattcaaGGATTAAGAGTCTACAGGAAACTGAAGAACAGTTAAAACGTTTCCAAGATGCCTCAAAGAGAATAGCATTGAATTCACCGACTGCAGCTTATGCAATTACTCAgaataattcttcatctttttcATCAGATATCTCATGGGATCATGTATCAGAAATCCAAGAGCAACATAGcgataataatgaatcaaaTGACTCCCCTGTTTCTGTAAACAAATCGAAACGTTACAATTCTAAAAagacaaataaaaaagttgAAGTGagttcaaaaattgaaccATATTTACTAACGGCAGAGCAAAGGCATGATGAAATTCAGAAGTTAAAGAAAGAAGTTGAGAAATTAACTTCCtgttataaattaattgaaaaagataTGGAAGAGATAAATGtttcatcatcaaataGTCTTAagaatttatcaattttcCTTGACAAACAATGGTACGCAATATTACAAAGTGTATCGAAAGCTATTTGTCAATGGTTACAAGAATCTATTACTTCTTGGAAGTCGACAAAGGAAATCATTCAAAGATTTGATAGTTAA
- the BNA7 gene encoding arylformamidase (similar to Saccharomyces cerevisiae YDR428C; ancestral locus Anc_5.535), whose product MNFCNQYQTVCFRDVKLGELSKEVISIIFIHGGAWVDPTNTANDFKEFSGYLNNLFDQLKMSEDSLISMFGINYRLSPRVKHPVHLLDVINSIFNIVKNHKINNIYLVGHSVGATLIWQILSFDFTSNLANSELSSKVKYIIKNVRGVFLLDGIYSIDNLLKEFPDYSSFVSKAFTTTQDFIEPAPAIESFKNNTTEHIKIYLVHSYQDELLSLNQIKLFMQVLMDNDIPFQLELSNFGLHNEVYKNKLVAQYIYHNIIHVQ is encoded by the coding sequence ATGAACTTTTGCAACCAGTATCAAACAGTTTGTTTTAGAGATGTGAAATTAGGAGAACTATCAAAAGAAGTGATTTCgataatatttattcatgGCGGTGCTTGGGTAGATCCAACTAATACAGCAAAcgattttaaagaattctCTGGATACTTGAATAATCTTTTtgatcaattgaaaatgtcTGAGGATTCTTTAATATCCATGTTTGGTATTAATTATAGACTATCTCCCCGTGTCAAGCATCCCGTCCACTTATTAGATGTCATAAATagcattttcaatatagTAAAGAatcataaaataaataatatttatttggtaGGACATTCTGTTGGAGCCACATTAATATGGCAGATTTTATCATTCGATTTTACAAGCAATTTGGCTAATTCTGAATTATCATCGaaagttaaatatatcattaaaaatgttagGGGCGTATTTCTACTAGATGGAATTTATTCGATAGATAATTTACTGAAAGAATTTCCAGATTATTCATCATTTGTAAGTAAAGCCTTCACAACTACACAAGATTTTATAGAACCTGCACCGGCTATTgaaagtttcaaaaataatactaCAGAACACATCAAAATCTACCTTGTTCACTCATATCAAGATGAATTGCTATCGcttaatcaaataaaattgtttatgCAAGTTCTGATGGATAATGATATACCATTTCAATTAGAATTAAGCAATTTTGGGTTGCATAATGAagtttacaaaaataaattagtggctcaatatatatatcacaATATTATCCATGTACAATGA
- the TPHA0D02400 gene encoding eukaryotic translation initiation factor 3 subunit G (similar to Saccharomyces cerevisiae TIF35 (YDR429C); ancestral locus Anc_5.536), with translation MIIPRTVHEVVENPDETVSYITYKETTVNGNTEKSKLTQKIRNIFALQYINSSVLARKKWKKYGSETNSPPGPNHSTTQLGEEVYLLLGTNWRELEEEQTKIERKKKQDKLVSCRYCAGPHFSIHCPNKAESRNVSNKSLNNTTASSSKSVSDVSSDDVRSSPSKKPLKVSDTNSVASSKTNPTINLETNNLESSDEGINNDKYSEQEEETFIIKISQLNTHATEEMIRDELLYAYDNIQRVAVIRNRETGKSRGFAFITFTDEKSAEDALYGLDGKGFMNLILRVEWSVPRD, from the coding sequence ATGATAATCCCAAGAACTGTGCATGAAGTAGTTGAGAATCCCGATGAAACTGTTTCATATATTACATATAAGGAGACTACCGTCAATGGTAATACAGAGAAGAGTAAGTTAActcaaaaaataagaaatatatttgctTTACAATACATAAATTCAAGTGTTCTTGCTAGAaagaaatggaaaaaaTACGGTTCTGAAACAAATTCTCCTCCTGGTCCTAATCATTCAACTACCCAATTGGGTGAGGAAGTTTACCTATTGTTAGGTACAAATTGGAgagaattagaagaagaacaaacTAAGatagaaagaaaaaagaaacaggACAAGTTAGTTAGCTGCAGATATTGTGCAGGCCCTCATTTTAGTATTCATTGTCCTAACAAAGCTGAATCAAGAAACGTTTCCAATAAGAGCCTTAATAATACAACAGCTTCATCAAGCAAATCAGTATCAGATGTTTCATCAGACGATGTTAGATCATCACCATCAAAAAAGCCATTAAAAGTATCTGATACCAATTCAGTTGCATCTTCTAAAACTAACCCAACAATAAACTTAGAGACTAATAATCTAGAATCTTCAGATGAGGGtataaataatgacaaaTATTCAGAACAGGAAGAAGAGACCtttataataaagatatcTCAACTGAACACACATGCTACAGAAGAGATGATCAGAGATGAACTTCTTTATGCATATGATAACATACAGAGAGTAGCTGTAATCAGAAATAGAGAAACAGGTAAATCTAGAGGTTTTGCTTTCATCACATTTACTGATGAAAAATCAGCTGAGGATGCATTATATGGTCTTGACGGTAAAGGATTCATGAACTTGATCTTAAGAGTAGAATGGTCCGTTCCTAGAGATTAA